A single window of Bombus pascuorum chromosome 1, iyBomPasc1.1, whole genome shotgun sequence DNA harbors:
- the LOC132915670 gene encoding sodium- and chloride-dependent glycine transporter 1-like isoform X1 → MEESSPRIRSYLECWDQNEDKYSVANSQAPLQAGEEEHPERGTWTGKFDFLLSLLGYSVGLGNVWRFPYLCYSNGGGAFLIPFTIMLIIAGLPLMFMELSLGQYASLGPVAAYKRFCPLLRGLGYGMVLVSSVVMLYYNLIIAWTLYYIFVSVAGAGKLPWSKCEPPWSTEDCFMPEAAEACMSQNMSYFKTRCLNSTQMASMGLTMENITSAIRRPPAEEYFNNHVLGMSSGIEETGSIRPSMAVNLLLAWIIVFLCLSKGVQSSGKVVYFTALFPYVVLITLFIRGILLPGADEGILFYLTPDWKRLMSAKVWGDAAVQIFFALSPAWGGLITLSSYNKFNNNCYKDSLIVAVSNIGTSFFAGFVIFSVIGFLAHELDVPVASVVDQGAGLAFIVYPEVVARLPVAPLWSLLFFVMLLTLGLDSQFALMETVTTAILDAFPALRNYKLWVVLAAAVFGYAGGIIFTTNAGMYWLQLMDKYAANWSVLLIAIGECILVAWIYGADRFLDDVQQMIGPRSRLWRFFWTWMWKVITPATLFFILFFNWVEYEPLTYGGYVYPKWADVVGWVVGIIPVLVIVGVALNQLRDRRRRPAYDEDDDDDDDLDNRLSWQRPGKGKTKKSNGKNVWWRAKMLLQPTSDWGPAARNPSTPSRTLTHTPSPGPPAGYNSVRDTIVLVNGQPMMVQPSSTSGTTQKLPGPSILKNSSKTDLITSQQV, encoded by the exons ATGGAGGAGTCCTCACCAAGGATTCGTTCCTATCTGGAATGCTGGGAC CAGAACGAAGACAAGTACTCGGTGGCGAACAGCCAGGCACCATTGCAGGCTGGCGAAGAAGAACACCCAGAACGCGGTACATGGACAGGGAAATTCGACTTCCTGTTGTCTCTTCTGGGCTACAGCGTCGGCCTTGGCAATGTCTGGCGATTTCCGTATTTGTGCTACTCGAACGGAGGGGGTGCTTTCTTAATACCATTTACGATAATGCTCATTATCGCCGGGCTTCCTCTCATGTTCATGGAGCTTTCCTTAG GGCAGTACGCGAGCCTTGGCCCAGTGGCAGCATACAAACGCTTCTGCCCCTTACTCCGCGGCTTGGGATATGGAATGGTGTTGGTCAGCTCGGTGGTGATGCTCTATTACAATTTGATCATCGCCTGGACACTTTATTACATCTTCGTTTCCGTGGCCG GAGCTGGTAAACTGCCATGGAGCAAGTGCGAACCACCATGGAGCACCGAAGATTGCTTCATGCCTGAAGCTGCCGAGGCGTGTATGTCTCAAAATATGAGCTACTTCAAAACAAGATGTTTAAATTCCACTCAGATGGCCTCCATGGGTCTGACTATGGAAAACATCACTAGTGCCATTAGAAGACCACCTGCTGAGGAATATTTCAA CAATCACGTGTTGGGGATGAGTAGCGGCATCGAGGAGACAGGTTCAATTCGACCCTCGATGGCAGTGAATCTCCTGCTAGCTTGGATTATCGTCTTCCTCTGTCTGAGCAAAGGTGTTCAAAGCTCGGGAAAGGTTGTATATTTCACTGCTCTCTTCCCATACGTCGTTCTG ATAACTCTTTTCATTCGAGGGATTTTACTTCCCGGCGCCGACGAGGGCATTCTCTTTTATCTAACGCCCGATTGGAAAAGGCTAATGTCCGCGAAAGTGTGGGGCGACGCCGCTGTGCAGATTTTCTTCGCCTTGAGCCCTGCTTGGGGTGGTTTGATAACGCTCAGCTCCTACAACAAATTCAACAACAATTGCTACAAGGACTCGTTGATCGTCGCCGTCAGCAATATCGGCACGTCCTTTTTCGCTGgttttgtcattttttctGTGATCGGATTCCTGGCTCACGAGCTTGACGTTCCTGTCGCGTCTGTCGTCGATCAGGGTGCTGGACTCGCTTTCATTGTCTATCCTGAG GTAGTAGCTCGTTTACCAGTTGCACCACTTTGGTCGCTGCTCTTCTTCGTGATGCTGCTCACTTTGGGTCTCGACTCTCAATTCGCTCTGATGGAAACTGTTACCACAGCGATCCTCGATGCCTTTCCAGCATtgagaaattacaaattatggGTTGTCCTGGCAGCAGCTGTATTCGGTTACGCCGGTGGTATCATTTTCACTACCAAT GCCGGTATGTACTGGTTGCAATTGATGGACAAATACGCAGCGAATTGGTCGGTGTTATTGATCGCCATAGGCGAATGTATCTTGGTCGCCTGGATCTACGGTGCGGATCGATTTCTCGACGACGTGCAGCAGATGATCGGACCTCGTAGTCGTCTCTGGAGATTTTTCTGGACGTGGATGTGGAAAGTGATTACACCAGCTACGCTCTTCTTCatcctattttttaattgggtCGAATACGAGCCGCTTACATACGGTGGCTACGTTTATCCAAAATGGGCGGACGTTGTTGGATGGGTTGTCGGTATAATACCAGTATTGGTCATCGTTGGTGTGGCTCTt AATCAACTGAGGGATCGGCGTCGTCGTCCTGCCtacgacgaggacgacgatGATGACGACGATCTCGACAACAGGCTGTCGTGGCAAAGACCAGGAAAAgggaaaacgaagaagagcAACGGGAAGAATGTTTGGTGGCGCGCGAAGATGCTTTTACAACCGACTTCTGATTGGGGTCCTGCGGCCAGGAATCCTTCTACCCCATCGAGAACGCTCACTCACACACCGTCGCCAG GGCCACCAGCAGGATACAATTCCGTGAGAGACACCATAGTCCTGGTAAACGGTCAGCCAATGATGGTACAACCCTCGAGCACGTCTGGCACCACTCAGAAGCTTCCTGGACCGTCGATCTTGAAGAATTCTAGTAAAACCGATTTGATCACATCCCAGCAAGTCTGA
- the LOC132915670 gene encoding sodium- and chloride-dependent glycine transporter 1-like isoform X2, translating to MEESSPRIRSYLECWDNEDKYSVANSQAPLQAGEEEHPERGTWTGKFDFLLSLLGYSVGLGNVWRFPYLCYSNGGGAFLIPFTIMLIIAGLPLMFMELSLGQYASLGPVAAYKRFCPLLRGLGYGMVLVSSVVMLYYNLIIAWTLYYIFVSVAGAGKLPWSKCEPPWSTEDCFMPEAAEACMSQNMSYFKTRCLNSTQMASMGLTMENITSAIRRPPAEEYFNNHVLGMSSGIEETGSIRPSMAVNLLLAWIIVFLCLSKGVQSSGKVVYFTALFPYVVLITLFIRGILLPGADEGILFYLTPDWKRLMSAKVWGDAAVQIFFALSPAWGGLITLSSYNKFNNNCYKDSLIVAVSNIGTSFFAGFVIFSVIGFLAHELDVPVASVVDQGAGLAFIVYPEVVARLPVAPLWSLLFFVMLLTLGLDSQFALMETVTTAILDAFPALRNYKLWVVLAAAVFGYAGGIIFTTNAGMYWLQLMDKYAANWSVLLIAIGECILVAWIYGADRFLDDVQQMIGPRSRLWRFFWTWMWKVITPATLFFILFFNWVEYEPLTYGGYVYPKWADVVGWVVGIIPVLVIVGVALNQLRDRRRRPAYDEDDDDDDDLDNRLSWQRPGKGKTKKSNGKNVWWRAKMLLQPTSDWGPAARNPSTPSRTLTHTPSPGPPAGYNSVRDTIVLVNGQPMMVQPSSTSGTTQKLPGPSILKNSSKTDLITSQQV from the exons ATGGAGGAGTCCTCACCAAGGATTCGTTCCTATCTGGAATGCTGGGAC AACGAAGACAAGTACTCGGTGGCGAACAGCCAGGCACCATTGCAGGCTGGCGAAGAAGAACACCCAGAACGCGGTACATGGACAGGGAAATTCGACTTCCTGTTGTCTCTTCTGGGCTACAGCGTCGGCCTTGGCAATGTCTGGCGATTTCCGTATTTGTGCTACTCGAACGGAGGGGGTGCTTTCTTAATACCATTTACGATAATGCTCATTATCGCCGGGCTTCCTCTCATGTTCATGGAGCTTTCCTTAG GGCAGTACGCGAGCCTTGGCCCAGTGGCAGCATACAAACGCTTCTGCCCCTTACTCCGCGGCTTGGGATATGGAATGGTGTTGGTCAGCTCGGTGGTGATGCTCTATTACAATTTGATCATCGCCTGGACACTTTATTACATCTTCGTTTCCGTGGCCG GAGCTGGTAAACTGCCATGGAGCAAGTGCGAACCACCATGGAGCACCGAAGATTGCTTCATGCCTGAAGCTGCCGAGGCGTGTATGTCTCAAAATATGAGCTACTTCAAAACAAGATGTTTAAATTCCACTCAGATGGCCTCCATGGGTCTGACTATGGAAAACATCACTAGTGCCATTAGAAGACCACCTGCTGAGGAATATTTCAA CAATCACGTGTTGGGGATGAGTAGCGGCATCGAGGAGACAGGTTCAATTCGACCCTCGATGGCAGTGAATCTCCTGCTAGCTTGGATTATCGTCTTCCTCTGTCTGAGCAAAGGTGTTCAAAGCTCGGGAAAGGTTGTATATTTCACTGCTCTCTTCCCATACGTCGTTCTG ATAACTCTTTTCATTCGAGGGATTTTACTTCCCGGCGCCGACGAGGGCATTCTCTTTTATCTAACGCCCGATTGGAAAAGGCTAATGTCCGCGAAAGTGTGGGGCGACGCCGCTGTGCAGATTTTCTTCGCCTTGAGCCCTGCTTGGGGTGGTTTGATAACGCTCAGCTCCTACAACAAATTCAACAACAATTGCTACAAGGACTCGTTGATCGTCGCCGTCAGCAATATCGGCACGTCCTTTTTCGCTGgttttgtcattttttctGTGATCGGATTCCTGGCTCACGAGCTTGACGTTCCTGTCGCGTCTGTCGTCGATCAGGGTGCTGGACTCGCTTTCATTGTCTATCCTGAG GTAGTAGCTCGTTTACCAGTTGCACCACTTTGGTCGCTGCTCTTCTTCGTGATGCTGCTCACTTTGGGTCTCGACTCTCAATTCGCTCTGATGGAAACTGTTACCACAGCGATCCTCGATGCCTTTCCAGCATtgagaaattacaaattatggGTTGTCCTGGCAGCAGCTGTATTCGGTTACGCCGGTGGTATCATTTTCACTACCAAT GCCGGTATGTACTGGTTGCAATTGATGGACAAATACGCAGCGAATTGGTCGGTGTTATTGATCGCCATAGGCGAATGTATCTTGGTCGCCTGGATCTACGGTGCGGATCGATTTCTCGACGACGTGCAGCAGATGATCGGACCTCGTAGTCGTCTCTGGAGATTTTTCTGGACGTGGATGTGGAAAGTGATTACACCAGCTACGCTCTTCTTCatcctattttttaattgggtCGAATACGAGCCGCTTACATACGGTGGCTACGTTTATCCAAAATGGGCGGACGTTGTTGGATGGGTTGTCGGTATAATACCAGTATTGGTCATCGTTGGTGTGGCTCTt AATCAACTGAGGGATCGGCGTCGTCGTCCTGCCtacgacgaggacgacgatGATGACGACGATCTCGACAACAGGCTGTCGTGGCAAAGACCAGGAAAAgggaaaacgaagaagagcAACGGGAAGAATGTTTGGTGGCGCGCGAAGATGCTTTTACAACCGACTTCTGATTGGGGTCCTGCGGCCAGGAATCCTTCTACCCCATCGAGAACGCTCACTCACACACCGTCGCCAG GGCCACCAGCAGGATACAATTCCGTGAGAGACACCATAGTCCTGGTAAACGGTCAGCCAATGATGGTACAACCCTCGAGCACGTCTGGCACCACTCAGAAGCTTCCTGGACCGTCGATCTTGAAGAATTCTAGTAAAACCGATTTGATCACATCCCAGCAAGTCTGA
- the LOC132915670 gene encoding sodium- and chloride-dependent glycine transporter 1-like isoform X3 produces the protein MEFKGKQNEDKYSVANSQAPLQAGEEEHPERGTWTGKFDFLLSLLGYSVGLGNVWRFPYLCYSNGGGAFLIPFTIMLIIAGLPLMFMELSLGQYASLGPVAAYKRFCPLLRGLGYGMVLVSSVVMLYYNLIIAWTLYYIFVSVAGAGKLPWSKCEPPWSTEDCFMPEAAEACMSQNMSYFKTRCLNSTQMASMGLTMENITSAIRRPPAEEYFNNHVLGMSSGIEETGSIRPSMAVNLLLAWIIVFLCLSKGVQSSGKVVYFTALFPYVVLITLFIRGILLPGADEGILFYLTPDWKRLMSAKVWGDAAVQIFFALSPAWGGLITLSSYNKFNNNCYKDSLIVAVSNIGTSFFAGFVIFSVIGFLAHELDVPVASVVDQGAGLAFIVYPEVVARLPVAPLWSLLFFVMLLTLGLDSQFALMETVTTAILDAFPALRNYKLWVVLAAAVFGYAGGIIFTTNAGMYWLQLMDKYAANWSVLLIAIGECILVAWIYGADRFLDDVQQMIGPRSRLWRFFWTWMWKVITPATLFFILFFNWVEYEPLTYGGYVYPKWADVVGWVVGIIPVLVIVGVALNQLRDRRRRPAYDEDDDDDDDLDNRLSWQRPGKGKTKKSNGKNVWWRAKMLLQPTSDWGPAARNPSTPSRTLTHTPSPGPPAGYNSVRDTIVLVNGQPMMVQPSSTSGTTQKLPGPSILKNSSKTDLITSQQV, from the exons atggaatttaaaGGCAAG CAGAACGAAGACAAGTACTCGGTGGCGAACAGCCAGGCACCATTGCAGGCTGGCGAAGAAGAACACCCAGAACGCGGTACATGGACAGGGAAATTCGACTTCCTGTTGTCTCTTCTGGGCTACAGCGTCGGCCTTGGCAATGTCTGGCGATTTCCGTATTTGTGCTACTCGAACGGAGGGGGTGCTTTCTTAATACCATTTACGATAATGCTCATTATCGCCGGGCTTCCTCTCATGTTCATGGAGCTTTCCTTAG GGCAGTACGCGAGCCTTGGCCCAGTGGCAGCATACAAACGCTTCTGCCCCTTACTCCGCGGCTTGGGATATGGAATGGTGTTGGTCAGCTCGGTGGTGATGCTCTATTACAATTTGATCATCGCCTGGACACTTTATTACATCTTCGTTTCCGTGGCCG GAGCTGGTAAACTGCCATGGAGCAAGTGCGAACCACCATGGAGCACCGAAGATTGCTTCATGCCTGAAGCTGCCGAGGCGTGTATGTCTCAAAATATGAGCTACTTCAAAACAAGATGTTTAAATTCCACTCAGATGGCCTCCATGGGTCTGACTATGGAAAACATCACTAGTGCCATTAGAAGACCACCTGCTGAGGAATATTTCAA CAATCACGTGTTGGGGATGAGTAGCGGCATCGAGGAGACAGGTTCAATTCGACCCTCGATGGCAGTGAATCTCCTGCTAGCTTGGATTATCGTCTTCCTCTGTCTGAGCAAAGGTGTTCAAAGCTCGGGAAAGGTTGTATATTTCACTGCTCTCTTCCCATACGTCGTTCTG ATAACTCTTTTCATTCGAGGGATTTTACTTCCCGGCGCCGACGAGGGCATTCTCTTTTATCTAACGCCCGATTGGAAAAGGCTAATGTCCGCGAAAGTGTGGGGCGACGCCGCTGTGCAGATTTTCTTCGCCTTGAGCCCTGCTTGGGGTGGTTTGATAACGCTCAGCTCCTACAACAAATTCAACAACAATTGCTACAAGGACTCGTTGATCGTCGCCGTCAGCAATATCGGCACGTCCTTTTTCGCTGgttttgtcattttttctGTGATCGGATTCCTGGCTCACGAGCTTGACGTTCCTGTCGCGTCTGTCGTCGATCAGGGTGCTGGACTCGCTTTCATTGTCTATCCTGAG GTAGTAGCTCGTTTACCAGTTGCACCACTTTGGTCGCTGCTCTTCTTCGTGATGCTGCTCACTTTGGGTCTCGACTCTCAATTCGCTCTGATGGAAACTGTTACCACAGCGATCCTCGATGCCTTTCCAGCATtgagaaattacaaattatggGTTGTCCTGGCAGCAGCTGTATTCGGTTACGCCGGTGGTATCATTTTCACTACCAAT GCCGGTATGTACTGGTTGCAATTGATGGACAAATACGCAGCGAATTGGTCGGTGTTATTGATCGCCATAGGCGAATGTATCTTGGTCGCCTGGATCTACGGTGCGGATCGATTTCTCGACGACGTGCAGCAGATGATCGGACCTCGTAGTCGTCTCTGGAGATTTTTCTGGACGTGGATGTGGAAAGTGATTACACCAGCTACGCTCTTCTTCatcctattttttaattgggtCGAATACGAGCCGCTTACATACGGTGGCTACGTTTATCCAAAATGGGCGGACGTTGTTGGATGGGTTGTCGGTATAATACCAGTATTGGTCATCGTTGGTGTGGCTCTt AATCAACTGAGGGATCGGCGTCGTCGTCCTGCCtacgacgaggacgacgatGATGACGACGATCTCGACAACAGGCTGTCGTGGCAAAGACCAGGAAAAgggaaaacgaagaagagcAACGGGAAGAATGTTTGGTGGCGCGCGAAGATGCTTTTACAACCGACTTCTGATTGGGGTCCTGCGGCCAGGAATCCTTCTACCCCATCGAGAACGCTCACTCACACACCGTCGCCAG GGCCACCAGCAGGATACAATTCCGTGAGAGACACCATAGTCCTGGTAAACGGTCAGCCAATGATGGTACAACCCTCGAGCACGTCTGGCACCACTCAGAAGCTTCCTGGACCGTCGATCTTGAAGAATTCTAGTAAAACCGATTTGATCACATCCCAGCAAGTCTGA
- the LOC132915670 gene encoding sodium- and chloride-dependent glycine transporter 1-like isoform X4, whose translation MEFKGKNEDKYSVANSQAPLQAGEEEHPERGTWTGKFDFLLSLLGYSVGLGNVWRFPYLCYSNGGGAFLIPFTIMLIIAGLPLMFMELSLGQYASLGPVAAYKRFCPLLRGLGYGMVLVSSVVMLYYNLIIAWTLYYIFVSVAGAGKLPWSKCEPPWSTEDCFMPEAAEACMSQNMSYFKTRCLNSTQMASMGLTMENITSAIRRPPAEEYFNNHVLGMSSGIEETGSIRPSMAVNLLLAWIIVFLCLSKGVQSSGKVVYFTALFPYVVLITLFIRGILLPGADEGILFYLTPDWKRLMSAKVWGDAAVQIFFALSPAWGGLITLSSYNKFNNNCYKDSLIVAVSNIGTSFFAGFVIFSVIGFLAHELDVPVASVVDQGAGLAFIVYPEVVARLPVAPLWSLLFFVMLLTLGLDSQFALMETVTTAILDAFPALRNYKLWVVLAAAVFGYAGGIIFTTNAGMYWLQLMDKYAANWSVLLIAIGECILVAWIYGADRFLDDVQQMIGPRSRLWRFFWTWMWKVITPATLFFILFFNWVEYEPLTYGGYVYPKWADVVGWVVGIIPVLVIVGVALNQLRDRRRRPAYDEDDDDDDDLDNRLSWQRPGKGKTKKSNGKNVWWRAKMLLQPTSDWGPAARNPSTPSRTLTHTPSPGPPAGYNSVRDTIVLVNGQPMMVQPSSTSGTTQKLPGPSILKNSSKTDLITSQQV comes from the exons atggaatttaaaGGCAAG AACGAAGACAAGTACTCGGTGGCGAACAGCCAGGCACCATTGCAGGCTGGCGAAGAAGAACACCCAGAACGCGGTACATGGACAGGGAAATTCGACTTCCTGTTGTCTCTTCTGGGCTACAGCGTCGGCCTTGGCAATGTCTGGCGATTTCCGTATTTGTGCTACTCGAACGGAGGGGGTGCTTTCTTAATACCATTTACGATAATGCTCATTATCGCCGGGCTTCCTCTCATGTTCATGGAGCTTTCCTTAG GGCAGTACGCGAGCCTTGGCCCAGTGGCAGCATACAAACGCTTCTGCCCCTTACTCCGCGGCTTGGGATATGGAATGGTGTTGGTCAGCTCGGTGGTGATGCTCTATTACAATTTGATCATCGCCTGGACACTTTATTACATCTTCGTTTCCGTGGCCG GAGCTGGTAAACTGCCATGGAGCAAGTGCGAACCACCATGGAGCACCGAAGATTGCTTCATGCCTGAAGCTGCCGAGGCGTGTATGTCTCAAAATATGAGCTACTTCAAAACAAGATGTTTAAATTCCACTCAGATGGCCTCCATGGGTCTGACTATGGAAAACATCACTAGTGCCATTAGAAGACCACCTGCTGAGGAATATTTCAA CAATCACGTGTTGGGGATGAGTAGCGGCATCGAGGAGACAGGTTCAATTCGACCCTCGATGGCAGTGAATCTCCTGCTAGCTTGGATTATCGTCTTCCTCTGTCTGAGCAAAGGTGTTCAAAGCTCGGGAAAGGTTGTATATTTCACTGCTCTCTTCCCATACGTCGTTCTG ATAACTCTTTTCATTCGAGGGATTTTACTTCCCGGCGCCGACGAGGGCATTCTCTTTTATCTAACGCCCGATTGGAAAAGGCTAATGTCCGCGAAAGTGTGGGGCGACGCCGCTGTGCAGATTTTCTTCGCCTTGAGCCCTGCTTGGGGTGGTTTGATAACGCTCAGCTCCTACAACAAATTCAACAACAATTGCTACAAGGACTCGTTGATCGTCGCCGTCAGCAATATCGGCACGTCCTTTTTCGCTGgttttgtcattttttctGTGATCGGATTCCTGGCTCACGAGCTTGACGTTCCTGTCGCGTCTGTCGTCGATCAGGGTGCTGGACTCGCTTTCATTGTCTATCCTGAG GTAGTAGCTCGTTTACCAGTTGCACCACTTTGGTCGCTGCTCTTCTTCGTGATGCTGCTCACTTTGGGTCTCGACTCTCAATTCGCTCTGATGGAAACTGTTACCACAGCGATCCTCGATGCCTTTCCAGCATtgagaaattacaaattatggGTTGTCCTGGCAGCAGCTGTATTCGGTTACGCCGGTGGTATCATTTTCACTACCAAT GCCGGTATGTACTGGTTGCAATTGATGGACAAATACGCAGCGAATTGGTCGGTGTTATTGATCGCCATAGGCGAATGTATCTTGGTCGCCTGGATCTACGGTGCGGATCGATTTCTCGACGACGTGCAGCAGATGATCGGACCTCGTAGTCGTCTCTGGAGATTTTTCTGGACGTGGATGTGGAAAGTGATTACACCAGCTACGCTCTTCTTCatcctattttttaattgggtCGAATACGAGCCGCTTACATACGGTGGCTACGTTTATCCAAAATGGGCGGACGTTGTTGGATGGGTTGTCGGTATAATACCAGTATTGGTCATCGTTGGTGTGGCTCTt AATCAACTGAGGGATCGGCGTCGTCGTCCTGCCtacgacgaggacgacgatGATGACGACGATCTCGACAACAGGCTGTCGTGGCAAAGACCAGGAAAAgggaaaacgaagaagagcAACGGGAAGAATGTTTGGTGGCGCGCGAAGATGCTTTTACAACCGACTTCTGATTGGGGTCCTGCGGCCAGGAATCCTTCTACCCCATCGAGAACGCTCACTCACACACCGTCGCCAG GGCCACCAGCAGGATACAATTCCGTGAGAGACACCATAGTCCTGGTAAACGGTCAGCCAATGATGGTACAACCCTCGAGCACGTCTGGCACCACTCAGAAGCTTCCTGGACCGTCGATCTTGAAGAATTCTAGTAAAACCGATTTGATCACATCCCAGCAAGTCTGA